The following coding sequences lie in one Streptomyces albofaciens JCM 4342 genomic window:
- a CDS encoding MFS transporter, whose translation MRPWAALVVLLCGTFLANLDVFIVVVAMPALERDLGADGGQQQLVLAGYQLVYALGLAAGGRLGDALGTLRVFGLGMAVFTGASLLCGVAPTTAVLVVARMAQGAGTALMVPQVYRAARTLFTGAAQRRAYAAIGAVMGLGAIGGQLLGGWLLTADVLGLGWRAVFLVNVPVGVLALTLLPWAAGGASPVRHGPVRADLPGIGLAAGALGLFVVPLVAGGAGGMVWWGPACLAASVPVAACFLRHERALDARGGSPLVPPRLLRLDGFRRGIVLIVLINCGLSAFVLILGLLLQRGLDWSPLATGLGMAPAAVAFAGGSLLAPRLARGAEPRLLVLASLAATAGYAGCAATALGTDPRLLIGTVCAVGAALGLCVTPALSVTLRTVPDAVAGAASGVVSTAQQLGAALGVCVFGFLFFAQVRATADVVGAFAVTTAALTTTSAAAGVLARDLPRAAAPAVLREDGVDSPAPRDLPL comes from the coding sequence GCAGCAACTGGTCCTCGCCGGATACCAGTTGGTCTACGCCCTCGGCCTCGCCGCCGGCGGACGGCTGGGGGACGCACTGGGCACGCTGCGCGTCTTCGGCCTCGGCATGGCCGTCTTCACCGGCGCGTCGCTGCTCTGCGGCGTGGCGCCCACCACGGCCGTACTGGTCGTCGCGCGGATGGCGCAGGGCGCCGGCACCGCACTGATGGTGCCGCAGGTCTACCGGGCGGCGCGGACCCTGTTCACCGGCGCGGCGCAGCGCCGGGCGTACGCCGCGATCGGCGCGGTGATGGGGCTCGGCGCCATCGGCGGCCAACTGCTGGGCGGCTGGCTGCTGACGGCCGATGTGCTCGGGCTCGGATGGCGCGCCGTGTTCCTCGTCAACGTGCCGGTGGGGGTTCTGGCGCTCACCCTGCTGCCGTGGGCGGCGGGCGGCGCGAGCCCCGTACGGCACGGCCCGGTCCGCGCCGACCTGCCGGGGATCGGCCTCGCGGCGGGCGCGCTCGGGCTGTTCGTCGTCCCGCTGGTGGCGGGCGGCGCGGGCGGCATGGTGTGGTGGGGGCCGGCCTGCCTGGCCGCGTCGGTCCCGGTCGCGGCCTGCTTCCTGCGCCACGAACGCGCGCTGGACGCCCGGGGCGGCTCCCCGCTCGTACCACCGAGGCTGCTGCGCCTCGACGGCTTCCGCCGCGGCATCGTGCTGATCGTCCTGATCAACTGTGGGCTCAGCGCGTTCGTCCTGATACTCGGCCTGCTGCTGCAACGCGGGCTGGACTGGAGCCCGTTGGCCACCGGCCTGGGCATGGCTCCGGCTGCGGTCGCCTTCGCGGGCGGGTCGCTGCTCGCGCCGCGGCTCGCGCGTGGCGCCGAGCCCCGGCTGCTGGTCCTGGCCTCCCTCGCCGCCACCGCCGGCTACGCGGGCTGCGCCGCGACCGCCCTCGGCACCGATCCGCGCCTGCTGATCGGCACGGTCTGCGCCGTCGGCGCCGCGCTCGGCCTGTGCGTCACCCCGGCCCTGTCCGTGACCCTGCGGACGGTGCCGGACGCCGTCGCGGGCGCGGCGTCCGGCGTGGTCTCCACGGCCCAGCAGCTCGGCGCCGCGCTCGGCGTGTGCGTCTTCGGCTTCCTCTTCTTCGCCCAGGTCCGCGCCACGGCCGATGTCGTCGGCGCGTTCGCGGTCACCACCGCCGCCCTGACCACGACGTCGGCCGCCGCCGGTGTCCTCGCCCGCGACCTGCCTCGGGCCGCCGCGCCCGCCGTCCTCCGCGAGGACGGCGTCGACTCCCCGGCGCCGCGCGACCTGCCGCTGTGA
- a CDS encoding class 1 isoprenoid biosynthesis enzyme, whose amino-acid sequence MSSHPRPAAARPTAEDRLTEALPRVRQYLAGLLDGYRPRYAHLRPALERLVADGRRTPLECALPLLVHGAVDGSLEPAVPVAGAHVLWWRAANTFDDVSDGGQDTRLYGSDPAAVLIAALECGYALPLRALTTLPVPAALRDRLAADFLDGWTAACDGQVGDLLGSPTTTSPEEVLTVYRHKSGAVYGMAATMAARLALGADGADDPRAAVWGEFGQAVGLLAQFRNDEDDLRSGHHEDLGNRTATYLLVQLLHTAPDADRERALQLLGRAADSAADRRELAAMMFDPDVLAPYQRFLADVHQRAHALLDTLAPDSPFTACLHRRVDDEVRTTACAVAPAGPHGAHCTLPPGPAVPAGRTRDRSGQKV is encoded by the coding sequence TTGTCCTCTCATCCCCGGCCCGCCGCCGCGCGGCCGACCGCCGAAGACCGGCTCACCGAGGCCCTGCCGCGGGTACGGCAGTACCTGGCCGGGCTCCTCGACGGCTACCGGCCCCGGTACGCGCATCTGCGGCCCGCCCTCGAACGGCTGGTCGCCGACGGCCGCCGCACCCCACTCGAATGCGCGCTGCCGCTCCTCGTGCACGGCGCGGTCGACGGCTCCCTGGAGCCGGCCGTGCCGGTGGCCGGGGCGCATGTCCTGTGGTGGCGGGCCGCCAACACCTTCGACGACGTGTCGGACGGCGGCCAGGACACCCGGCTGTACGGGAGCGACCCGGCCGCCGTGCTGATCGCGGCCCTGGAGTGCGGTTACGCCCTGCCGCTGCGCGCCCTGACCACCCTGCCGGTGCCCGCGGCGCTGCGCGACCGGCTGGCCGCGGACTTCCTCGACGGCTGGACCGCCGCCTGCGACGGACAGGTGGGCGACCTCCTCGGCTCGCCGACCACCACCAGCCCCGAGGAGGTGCTGACCGTCTACCGGCACAAGAGCGGCGCGGTCTACGGCATGGCCGCCACCATGGCGGCCCGCCTCGCGCTCGGCGCGGACGGCGCCGACGACCCGCGCGCCGCCGTCTGGGGCGAGTTCGGCCAGGCCGTCGGCCTGCTCGCGCAGTTCCGCAACGACGAGGACGACCTGCGCTCCGGCCACCACGAGGACCTCGGCAACCGGACCGCCACCTACCTGCTGGTCCAGCTGCTGCACACGGCGCCCGACGCGGACCGGGAACGCGCCCTGCAACTCCTCGGCCGGGCCGCCGACTCGGCCGCCGACCGCCGGGAACTGGCCGCCATGATGTTCGACCCGGACGTGCTGGCCCCGTACCAGCGGTTCCTCGCGGACGTCCACCAGCGCGCCCACGCCCTGCTGGACACCCTCGCCCCCGACTCGCCGTTCACCGCCTGCCTGCACCGGCGGGTGGACGACGAGGTACGGACCACCGCGTGCGCCGTCGCCCCGGCGGGGCCGCACGGCGCGCACTGCACCCTGCCCCCGGGCCCGGCGGTGCCGGCCGGCCGCACCCGGGACCGGTCCGGTCAGAAGGTGTAG
- a CDS encoding LCP family protein: MRQSSVRGNGPRRRRPDAKDLGWDDSLYEDEENGAAGAGAGRTRPAQNPGSVPNPRSGENSQNRQAPRNAQNAGAAGAAAPAAPPAPAAPAVPGITGTPVAGGGRTATPPVITGGVKGPATAATTGTATATKAAQVTQDTQATAAEPAAAPADAPAPEGAGDTDPTAKGTRRAGKPRGKAKRVLRWSAISLAVLLVGTAGAAYWYYEHLNSNLRKDALDLGSGGLEKPQPNAFGQTPLNILLLGSDGRNSEKNIELGGARQDADRKPLADVQMLVHVSADRSNMSVISIPRDTRVTIPKCTDPDDGKVYPQTTAAINTSLQHGGPGCTVATWKELTGIYIDHFMMVDFAGVVDMADAIGGVPVCVDKNVYSHDKKGHGSGLKLTAGTHSVKGVQALQWLRTRYGFEDNTDIGRAKAQHMYMNSMVRELKAGTKLTDPMKLRDLAEAATKALTVDEGLGSVKKLYDLGGDLQRVPTERITMVTMPWQYAAGGEYVVPKPGDAEQTFSLLRNDTALDGKDQKKKKPAPEPKPTTAKDKLDVIVQNGTNSTVRGPVSGRANVIHNQLVSLGYTGASTDSSLTTQADTTITYPARQGSGDALALAKALGLPKSALKESSTATRMRLVIGNDWRKGTSFPKPPDEKKEADKAPDSADALNGEDKKACMKVNPAYTF, translated from the coding sequence ATGCGGCAGAGCAGTGTGCGCGGAAACGGACCGCGCCGGCGCCGGCCGGACGCCAAGGATCTGGGCTGGGACGACAGCCTGTACGAGGACGAGGAGAACGGAGCGGCGGGAGCCGGGGCAGGGCGTACAAGACCCGCGCAGAACCCGGGGAGCGTGCCGAATCCCCGGAGCGGGGAGAACTCGCAGAACCGTCAGGCTCCCCGGAATGCGCAGAACGCGGGAGCTGCCGGCGCCGCAGCTCCCGCCGCTCCCCCGGCTCCCGCCGCTCCCGCCGTTCCGGGCATCACCGGTACGCCGGTGGCCGGGGGCGGCCGGACCGCGACGCCTCCGGTGATCACCGGAGGCGTCAAGGGCCCCGCCACCGCCGCAACCACCGGCACCGCCACCGCCACAAAAGCCGCGCAGGTCACGCAGGACACGCAGGCAACGGCGGCGGAGCCCGCCGCCGCCCCGGCCGACGCCCCCGCCCCCGAGGGCGCCGGGGACACCGACCCCACCGCCAAAGGCACCCGCCGCGCCGGCAAACCGCGCGGCAAGGCCAAGCGCGTGCTGCGCTGGAGCGCGATATCCCTGGCCGTGCTGCTGGTCGGCACGGCCGGAGCCGCTTACTGGTACTACGAGCACCTCAACAGCAATCTCCGCAAGGACGCCCTCGACCTGGGCTCCGGCGGCCTGGAGAAGCCCCAGCCGAACGCCTTCGGGCAGACCCCGCTGAACATCCTGCTGCTCGGCTCGGACGGCCGGAACAGCGAGAAGAACATCGAGCTCGGCGGCGCCCGCCAGGACGCGGACCGCAAGCCGCTGGCGGACGTGCAGATGCTGGTGCACGTCTCCGCCGACCGCAGCAACATGTCGGTCATCTCGATCCCGCGCGACACCCGCGTGACGATCCCGAAGTGCACCGACCCGGACGACGGCAAGGTCTATCCGCAGACCACCGCGGCCATCAACACCTCGCTCCAGCACGGCGGCCCCGGCTGCACGGTCGCCACCTGGAAGGAGCTGACCGGCATCTACATCGACCACTTCATGATGGTCGACTTCGCCGGCGTGGTGGACATGGCGGACGCCATCGGCGGAGTCCCCGTGTGTGTGGACAAGAACGTCTACTCACACGACAAGAAGGGCCACGGCAGCGGTCTGAAGCTGACCGCGGGCACCCACTCGGTCAAGGGCGTCCAGGCCCTCCAGTGGCTGCGCACCCGGTACGGCTTCGAGGACAACACCGACATCGGCCGGGCCAAGGCCCAGCACATGTACATGAACTCGATGGTCCGCGAGCTCAAGGCGGGCACCAAGCTCACCGACCCGATGAAGCTGCGCGACCTGGCCGAGGCCGCCACCAAGGCGCTGACCGTGGACGAGGGCCTGGGCAGCGTGAAGAAGCTGTACGACCTGGGCGGCGACCTCCAGCGGGTGCCGACCGAGCGGATCACGATGGTCACCATGCCGTGGCAGTACGCGGCGGGCGGCGAGTACGTCGTGCCCAAGCCCGGGGACGCCGAGCAGACCTTCTCCCTGCTGCGCAACGACACCGCGCTGGACGGCAAGGACCAGAAGAAAAAGAAGCCGGCGCCCGAGCCGAAGCCGACGACCGCCAAGGACAAGCTGGACGTCATCGTGCAGAACGGCACCAACAGCACGGTCCGCGGCCCGGTGTCCGGCCGCGCGAACGTCATCCACAACCAACTGGTGTCCCTCGGCTACACGGGTGCCTCCACGGACTCCAGCCTCACCACCCAGGCCGACACCACGATCACCTACCCGGCCAGGCAGGGCAGCGGTGACGCCCTCGCCCTCGCGAAGGCCCTCGGCCTGCCCAAGTCCGCCCTCAAGGAGTCCAGTACGGCCACCCGCATGCGGCTGGTGATCGGCAACGACTGGCGCAAGGGCACCTCGTTCCCGAAGCCGCCGGACGAGAAGAAGGAGGCCGACAAGGCCCCGGACAGCGCCGACGCCCTCAACGGCGAGGACAAGAAGGCCTGCATGAAGGTGAATCCGGCCTACACCTTCTGA
- a CDS encoding LCP family protein codes for MDAQGRGRADDFDPADQWVFDPNTGNYELRLDPADAPAPQPADRGTPAPRRGSGPAGPEGGRGAGKSGSGTGQNGSGAGGPRRHGDTRELPAQRDRRAGSRSAGGGTTGGTPPSRRKPKPKKSAKKKALYWTSGALGFVLVAGCGGAFYLYQQLNGNISKVDVGKENPAVKDGPVNILIIGTDARSGKGNQGYGDAGSVGHADTTILMHVSKDRTNATALSIPRDMITDIPDCPTKKNGTTKTIPGERNVRFNTSLGQEDRDPGCTWRTVEKMTGLSIDHFMMADFNAVKELSEAVDGVEVCAAKPIDDPKSHLHLPAGKSVVKGEQALAFVRTRHSVGTGSDLSRIKLQQQFIGSMIRKMKSGDTLTSVPKLYDLAQAATKALTVDTGIGSAGKLVDLAKDLSRVDIKNITFATVPVLDNPKDRATVVLDEAKAAPLFQMIRADHSLSKTDGKDEKKDKGTSDDKQVPKAPADKVRVDVSNGGGPIGAAQETVDWLQNSKAAKLSTNAGNAPTKLAATRLEYAPNQADQAATLADWMGLPKSALKKTTADAGPKVPMKLILGKDFQGAGKSIEAPAKTPDGVQNVNADDKNICAK; via the coding sequence GTGGACGCGCAAGGCCGTGGGCGAGCGGACGACTTCGATCCCGCTGATCAGTGGGTGTTCGATCCCAACACCGGCAACTACGAGTTGCGGCTGGACCCTGCCGACGCTCCGGCACCGCAGCCGGCCGACCGCGGGACTCCGGCGCCCAGACGCGGCAGCGGACCGGCCGGGCCCGAAGGGGGCCGGGGGGCCGGGAAATCGGGCAGCGGCACGGGGCAAAACGGTTCTGGAGCCGGCGGGCCGCGCCGGCACGGCGACACCCGCGAGCTGCCGGCCCAGCGCGACCGGCGGGCCGGGAGCCGTTCGGCGGGCGGCGGCACGACCGGCGGTACCCCGCCCAGCCGCCGTAAGCCCAAGCCGAAGAAGTCCGCCAAGAAGAAGGCGCTCTACTGGACGTCCGGCGCGCTCGGCTTCGTCCTCGTCGCGGGCTGCGGTGGCGCGTTCTACCTCTACCAGCAGCTGAACGGGAACATCTCCAAGGTCGACGTCGGCAAGGAGAACCCGGCGGTCAAGGACGGCCCGGTCAACATTCTGATCATCGGCACCGACGCCCGCTCCGGGAAGGGCAACCAGGGCTACGGCGACGCGGGCAGCGTGGGCCACGCGGACACCACGATCCTGATGCACGTCTCCAAGGACCGGACCAACGCGACGGCCCTGAGCATCCCCCGCGACATGATCACCGACATCCCGGACTGCCCGACCAAGAAGAACGGCACCACGAAGACCATCCCCGGCGAGCGCAACGTCCGCTTCAACACCAGCCTGGGCCAGGAGGACCGCGACCCCGGCTGCACCTGGCGCACCGTGGAGAAGATGACCGGCCTGTCCATAGATCACTTCATGATGGCCGACTTCAACGCGGTCAAGGAGCTGTCCGAGGCGGTGGACGGCGTGGAGGTGTGCGCCGCGAAGCCGATAGACGACCCGAAGTCGCATCTGCACCTTCCGGCGGGCAAGAGCGTCGTCAAGGGCGAGCAGGCGCTGGCGTTCGTCCGTACCCGGCACTCCGTCGGCACCGGCAGCGACCTGAGCCGCATCAAGCTCCAGCAGCAGTTCATCGGCTCGATGATCCGCAAGATGAAGTCCGGCGACACCCTCACCAGCGTGCCCAAGCTCTACGACCTGGCCCAGGCCGCCACCAAGGCGCTCACCGTGGACACCGGGATCGGCAGCGCGGGCAAGCTCGTGGACCTGGCCAAGGACCTCAGCCGGGTCGACATCAAGAACATCACTTTCGCCACAGTGCCCGTCCTGGACAACCCGAAGGACCGTGCGACCGTCGTACTGGACGAGGCGAAGGCCGCGCCGCTGTTCCAGATGATCCGCGCCGACCATTCGCTGTCCAAGACCGACGGGAAGGACGAGAAGAAGGACAAGGGCACCTCGGACGACAAGCAGGTTCCCAAGGCTCCGGCCGACAAGGTCCGGGTCGATGTCAGCAACGGCGGCGGGCCGATCGGGGCCGCGCAGGAGACGGTGGACTGGCTGCAGAACAGCAAGGCCGCGAAGCTCTCGACGAACGCCGGCAACGCGCCGACGAAGCTGGCCGCCACCCGGCTGGAGTACGCGCCCAACCAGGCCGACCAGGCCGCCACCCTGGCCGACTGGATGGGCCTGCCCAAGAGCGCGCTGAAGAAGACCACCGCGGACGCGGGGCCGAAGGTCCCGATGAAGCTGATCCTCGGCAAGGACTTCCAGGGAGCGGGCAAGTCGATCGAGGCGCCGGCCAAGACGCCGGACGGCGTGCAGAACGTGAACGCCGACGACAAGAACATCTGCGCCAAGTAG
- a CDS encoding LCP family protein produces the protein MTDSPENPSGRPGPHGPQGPADGTGAPGAPLPAPPLDLTAESGATSTGPGPRRQWLRRAAVGLCVLVLALAGLGWLVYAKLDGNIRADSDTRNELEKYEAERPRSQPGGAENVLLIGTDRRSGENNGKYGADNGTQRSDTTILLHASGDRQSATAVSIPRDLMVQIPECKRSDGKLSPPQFHQFNWAFEFAGAACSIRTVEKMTGIRIDHHMIVDFTGFKKMVDAVDGVDVCLERPVNDDEAQLRLPAGRQTLRGEDALGYVRARKSLGDGSDTQRMERQQQFLAALVNKVKSNGVLLNPRRLYPLLDAATSSLVTDEDLASLRGLYEWVRGLRSIPTEKVQFLTVPRQEYRYNADRDELAQPAAEDLFRQLGKDRPVSVQPTSAPSSAAPSGPGPASGPREDSVNGAAGGSPSPSEPTFRGTTAERGICR, from the coding sequence GTGACCGACAGCCCGGAGAACCCTTCCGGCCGGCCGGGCCCGCACGGCCCGCAGGGCCCCGCCGACGGGACCGGCGCACCCGGCGCCCCGCTCCCCGCGCCGCCGCTGGACCTCACGGCGGAGAGCGGCGCGACGTCCACCGGGCCGGGGCCGCGGCGGCAGTGGCTGCGCCGGGCCGCCGTCGGGCTCTGCGTACTGGTGCTGGCCCTGGCCGGCCTCGGGTGGCTGGTCTACGCCAAGCTGGACGGCAATATCCGCGCCGACTCCGACACCCGTAACGAGCTGGAGAAGTACGAGGCGGAGCGGCCCAGGTCGCAGCCGGGCGGCGCGGAGAACGTCCTGCTGATCGGCACCGACCGGCGCTCCGGGGAGAACAACGGCAAGTACGGCGCGGACAACGGAACGCAGCGCTCGGACACCACGATTCTGCTGCACGCGTCGGGGGACCGGCAGAGCGCGACGGCGGTGAGCATCCCGCGCGATCTGATGGTGCAGATTCCCGAATGCAAGCGCTCCGACGGAAAGCTGTCGCCGCCACAATTCCACCAGTTCAACTGGGCGTTCGAGTTCGCGGGCGCGGCCTGCTCGATCCGTACGGTCGAGAAGATGACGGGCATTCGCATCGATCACCACATGATCGTGGACTTCACCGGCTTCAAGAAAATGGTGGACGCGGTGGACGGGGTGGATGTGTGCCTGGAACGGCCCGTCAACGACGACGAAGCGCAGCTGCGTCTGCCGGCCGGCCGGCAGACGCTGCGCGGCGAGGACGCGCTCGGTTACGTACGGGCCCGCAAGAGCCTGGGCGACGGCAGCGACACCCAGCGCATGGAACGCCAGCAGCAGTTCCTCGCGGCACTGGTGAACAAGGTCAAGAGCAATGGCGTGCTGCTCAATCCCCGCCGGCTCTACCCGCTGCTGGACGCCGCGACGAGTTCCCTGGTCACCGACGAGGACCTGGCGTCGCTGCGCGGTCTGTACGAATGGGTACGCGGCCTGCGCAGCATTCCGACCGAGAAGGTGCAGTTCCTGACCGTTCCGCGACAGGAGTACCGCTACAACGCGGACCGCGACGAACTCGCCCAGCCGGCCGCCGAAGACCTCTTCCGGCAGCTCGGCAAGGACCGCCCGGTGTCCGTACAGCCCACTTCCGCGCCTTCCTCCGCCGCTCCCTCGGGGCCGGGTCCGGCGTCCGGGCCGCGTGAAGATTCCGTGAATGGCGCCGCGGGCGGTTCGCCTTCCCCGTCCGAGCCCACGTTCCGGGGGACCACCGCAGAGCGCGGGATCTGCCGATAA
- a CDS encoding TIGR03089 family protein gives MNTTDRTPADLLRSALAADPSRPLVTFYDDATGERVELSVATFANWVAKTANYLQDDLAAEPGDRLALLLPAHWQTAVWLLACSSVGVVADIGGDPAAADLVVSGPETLEEARACSGERVALALRPLGGRFPQPPEGFADYAAEVPGQGDRFAPYAPVAPQDPALAVDGRELTGAEAVAAALADASERGLSAGSRLLSGLPYDTWAGLSAGLLAPLAAGGSVVLCRNLDRLDADGLAKREESERVTHRVL, from the coding sequence ATGAACACCACCGATCGCACCCCCGCCGACCTGCTGCGTTCCGCGCTCGCCGCGGACCCGTCCCGGCCGCTGGTGACCTTTTACGACGATGCCACCGGCGAGCGCGTGGAACTGTCCGTGGCCACCTTCGCCAATTGGGTGGCGAAGACCGCCAACTACCTCCAGGACGACCTGGCCGCCGAGCCCGGCGACCGGCTGGCCCTGCTGCTGCCCGCCCACTGGCAGACCGCCGTATGGCTGCTGGCCTGCTCCTCGGTCGGTGTGGTCGCCGACATCGGCGGCGACCCGGCGGCGGCCGACCTCGTCGTGAGCGGCCCGGAGACCCTGGAGGAGGCGCGCGCCTGCTCCGGCGAGCGGGTGGCGCTGGCCCTGCGCCCGCTGGGCGGCCGCTTCCCGCAGCCGCCGGAGGGCTTCGCGGACTACGCGGCCGAGGTGCCCGGCCAGGGCGACCGGTTCGCGCCGTACGCGCCGGTGGCCCCGCAGGACCCGGCCCTGGCGGTGGACGGCCGGGAGCTGACCGGCGCCGAGGCCGTGGCGGCGGCGCTGGCCGACGCGTCGGAGCGCGGGCTGTCCGCCGGCTCCCGGCTGCTGTCCGGCCTGCCGTACGACACCTGGGCGGGCCTGTCCGCCGGGCTGCTGGCCCCGCTGGCCGCGGGCGGCTCGGTCGTCCTGTGCCGCAACCTGGACCGCCTGGACGCGGACGGCCTGGCCAAGCGGGAGGAGAGCGAGCGGGTCACCCACCGGGTGCTCTGA
- a CDS encoding peptidoglycan recognition protein family protein, whose translation MRAILATSIAVTCTAALTLPLALPAGATAPERAAASATGTARAPSAPAAPDGIPGSTRSLPLHPLRSSDRGAAPGAQGLAAYGVAPFSLVGVVWDDPAAALDGRVQVRTRPVGGTGWSGWQDIQAHDDDAPDPRSSEGRGSVRGSTAPLWVGSSDAVELRVVPEHGGTGRAPERRALPAGMHLELVDPGEDSTQVRAARTGEGSPTPPGGSGALGSVGSALGSLLGVFRIPGVNTPARPRDDDDDPTANSSSTPRPGTSRPPAEARSHVGPRPAIVTRAGWGADERLRERRFAYTRTVKAAFVHHSATGNNYACRQAPSVVRSIYRYHVRSSGWRDIGYNFLVDKCGTVYEGRAGGVTKPVKGAHTRGFNENTMGIAVLGAFENANPPTSAVSAVARLTAWKLGLYGMDPRTTTSLVSGGGNRYKKGTRARLHVISGHRDGFSTECPGDRLYGKLGSVRSSAARLQGR comes from the coding sequence ATGCGTGCCATTCTTGCTACCTCGATCGCCGTGACGTGCACCGCCGCCCTCACCCTCCCGCTCGCCCTCCCCGCCGGCGCGACCGCCCCGGAACGCGCCGCCGCCTCCGCCACCGGCACGGCCCGCGCGCCGTCCGCACCGGCCGCCCCGGACGGCATCCCCGGCAGCACCCGCTCCCTCCCGCTGCACCCCCTGCGGTCGTCGGACCGCGGCGCGGCACCCGGCGCCCAGGGCCTGGCCGCCTACGGCGTCGCCCCGTTCTCGCTGGTCGGTGTCGTCTGGGACGACCCGGCGGCCGCGCTCGACGGCCGCGTCCAGGTCCGTACCCGGCCCGTCGGCGGCACCGGCTGGTCCGGCTGGCAGGACATCCAGGCACACGACGACGACGCGCCCGACCCGCGCTCCTCCGAGGGGCGCGGCTCGGTACGGGGCAGCACCGCGCCCCTGTGGGTCGGCTCCTCCGACGCCGTGGAACTGCGCGTCGTCCCGGAGCACGGCGGCACCGGCCGCGCACCGGAGCGCCGGGCGCTGCCCGCCGGCATGCACCTGGAACTCGTCGACCCCGGCGAGGACTCCACCCAGGTGCGCGCGGCGCGGACCGGCGAAGGCAGCCCGACGCCGCCGGGCGGCAGCGGAGCCCTCGGCTCCGTCGGCTCCGCCCTCGGCTCCCTGCTCGGCGTCTTCCGCATCCCGGGGGTGAACACGCCCGCCCGCCCCCGCGACGATGACGACGACCCGACGGCGAACTCCTCCAGCACCCCCCGCCCCGGCACCTCCCGGCCGCCCGCCGAGGCCCGCTCGCACGTCGGCCCGCGCCCGGCCATCGTCACCCGGGCCGGCTGGGGCGCCGACGAGCGGCTGCGCGAGCGGAGGTTCGCCTACACCAGGACCGTCAAGGCGGCCTTCGTCCACCACAGCGCCACCGGCAACAACTACGCGTGCCGGCAGGCCCCTTCCGTCGTGCGCAGCATCTACCGCTACCACGTCAGGAGCAGCGGCTGGCGGGACATCGGCTACAACTTCCTCGTCGACAAGTGCGGCACCGTCTACGAAGGCCGGGCGGGCGGCGTCACCAAGCCGGTCAAGGGCGCGCACACCCGCGGTTTCAACGAGAACACCATGGGCATCGCCGTGCTCGGGGCGTTCGAGAATGCAAATCCGCCAACCTCGGCCGTTTCCGCGGTGGCGCGGCTGACGGCGTGGAAACTCGGGTTGTACGGGATGGACCCGCGCACCACAACATCCCTAGTTTCCGGCGGAGGCAACCGGTACAAGAAGGGCACCCGGGCTAGGCTGCACGTCATCTCGGGCCACCGGGACGGCTTCTCCACCGAGTGCCCCGGTGACCGCCTCTACGGGAAACTCGGCAGCGTACGCAGTTCCGCGGCGCGCCTGCAGGGCCGCTGA
- a CDS encoding nucleotidyltransferase family protein, producing MTEAILLVGGKGTRLRPLTVHTPKPMVPAAGVPFLTHQLARARAAGVEHIVLATSYLAEVFEPYFGDGSALGLHLEYVTEEEPLGTGGAIRNVASRLHSAPDDPVLIFNGDILTGLDIEALVDTHRTTGADVSLHLTKVADPRAFGLVPTDATGRVTAFLEKPQTPEEIVTDQINAGAYVFNRSVIDTIPTGRPVSVERETFPGLLADGAHLQGMVDSTYWLDLGTPHAFVRGSADLVLGRAPSPAVPGRCGDRLVLDSADVAPDAKLTGGTAIGPRARVGAGARIDGSAVLEGAVVEPGARVHDSLIGAGARIGARTVLEGAVIGDGAVIGADNELRDGIRVWCGAEIPEASVRFSSDQ from the coding sequence GTGACAGAAGCGATCCTCCTGGTCGGCGGCAAGGGCACCCGGCTGCGCCCGCTGACGGTGCACACGCCCAAGCCCATGGTCCCGGCAGCCGGTGTCCCCTTCCTCACCCACCAGCTGGCGCGCGCCCGCGCGGCGGGCGTGGAGCACATCGTGCTGGCCACCTCCTACCTCGCCGAGGTCTTCGAACCGTACTTCGGCGACGGGTCCGCGCTCGGCCTCCACCTGGAGTACGTCACCGAGGAGGAGCCGCTGGGCACCGGCGGCGCCATCCGCAACGTCGCCTCCCGCCTGCACTCGGCACCCGACGACCCGGTCCTGATCTTCAACGGCGACATCCTCACCGGACTGGACATCGAGGCACTGGTCGACACCCACCGCACCACGGGCGCCGATGTCTCGCTGCACCTGACCAAGGTCGCCGACCCGCGCGCCTTCGGCCTGGTGCCCACCGACGCCACCGGCCGGGTCACCGCCTTCCTGGAGAAGCCGCAGACGCCCGAGGAGATCGTCACCGACCAGATCAACGCGGGCGCCTACGTCTTCAACCGCTCGGTCATCGACACCATCCCCACCGGCCGCCCGGTCTCCGTCGAACGCGAGACCTTCCCCGGCCTGCTGGCGGACGGCGCCCACCTCCAGGGCATGGTCGACTCCACCTACTGGCTCGACCTGGGCACCCCGCACGCCTTCGTCCGCGGCTCCGCCGACCTGGTGCTGGGCCGCGCCCCGTCCCCGGCCGTCCCCGGCCGCTGCGGCGACCGGCTGGTACTGGACTCCGCCGACGTGGCCCCGGACGCCAAGCTCACCGGCGGCACCGCCATCGGCCCCCGCGCCCGGGTTGGCGCGGGCGCGCGCATCGACGGCAGCGCGGTCCTGGAGGGCGCCGTCGTCGAGCCCGGCGCCCGCGTCCACGACTCGCTGATCGGCGCCGGGGCCCGCATCGGCGCCCGTACGGTCCTGGAAGGCGCGGTCATCGGCGACGGCGCGGTCATCGGCGCCGACAACGAGCTGCGCGACGGCATACGGGTGTGGTGCGGCGCGGAGATACCCGAGGCGTCCGTGCGGTTCTCGTCGGACCAGTAG